In the Engraulis encrasicolus isolate BLACKSEA-1 chromosome 9, IST_EnEncr_1.0, whole genome shotgun sequence genome, one interval contains:
- the gad2 gene encoding glutamate decarboxylase 2, with protein sequence MASHGFWSLGGQNAENPGSQSPSTPRAWCQAAAQKFPGGLGSKLCALLNVSENVGENVGEKPVDPETKQEQETPAETCGCNKPCNCSKAATGFSELYSTDLLPALDGDAKTMTFLQEVVDIMLTYIVESFDRSTKVIDFHYPNELVQRHNWELSDEPESLDDILVSCRATLKYAIKTAHPRYFNQLSTGLDMVGLAADWLTSTANTNMFTYEVAPVFVLLEYVTLKKMRDIIGWADCGDGIFSPGGAISNMYAMLLARFKMFPEVKEKGMSSIPKLAAFTSEHSHFSIKKGAAALGIGTESVICIKVDERGKMIPSDLEKKILDAKQKGLVPFFVSATAGTTVYGAFDPLIAISDICKKYDIWMHVDGAWGGSLLMSRKHRWKLNGVERANSMTWNPHKMMAVPLQCSALLVREEGLMQNCNQMHAVYLFQQDKHYDLSYDTGDKALQCGRHVDIFKLWLMWRAKGTIGFEAQIDKCLELSEYLYNKIKDREGYEMVFDGKPQHTNVCFWYLPPGLRYVEDKVEKNKRLHKVAPVIKARMMEYGTTMVSYQPQGNNVNFFRMVISNPAATFEDIDFLIEEIERLGQDL encoded by the exons ATGGCTTCTCACGGGTTTTGGTCTCTCGGTGGCCAAAATGCTGAAAATCCCGGCAGCCAAAGCCCCAGTACAC CAAGAGCATGGTGTCAGGCAGCGGCCCAGAAATTTCCCGGTGGTCTTGGATCGAAATTATGTG CGCTGCTAAATGTCAGCGAGAATGTCGGCGAGAATGTCGGCGAGAAACCAGTAGACCCAGAGACCAAACAAGAGCAGGAGACGCCGGCTGAGACCTGCGGTTGTAACAAACCATGTAATTGCTCTAAGGCGGCCACTGGCTTCTCAGAGCTCTACTCAACAG ATCTTCTTCCTGCTTTGGATGGGGATGCGAAGACAATGACTTTCCTCCAGGAGGTCGTGGATATCATGCTAACCTATATTGTGGAGTCCTTCGATAGGTCAACGAAAGTCATCGATTTTCACTACCCCAATGAATTAGTCCAAAGACACAATTGGGAACTTTCCGATGAACCAGAGAGCCTGGATGACATTCTTGTCAGCTGTCGAGCCACACTGAAATATGCCATTAAAACAG CACACCCCAGGTATTTCAATCAGCTCTCCACTGGATTAGACATGGTCGGTCTTGCGGCAGATTGGTTGACATCGACTGCCAACACCAACAT GTTCACCTATGAGGTGGCTCCGGTCTTTGTGCTGCTGGAGTACGTCACGCTGAAGAAGATGAGGGACATCATTGGCTGGGCGGACTGCGGAGACGGAATCTTCTCTCCCG GGGGCGCCATATCCAACATGTACGCCATGCTGCTGGCTCGGTTCAAGATGTTCCCTGAAGTCAAGGAGAAAGGAATGTCCTCCATCCCCAAACTAGCAGCCTTCACTTCCGAGCAT AGCCATTTCTCCATCAAGAAAGGAGCTGCTGCTCTAGGCATTGGAACAGAGAGTGTCATCTGCATCAAGGTGGATGAGAG AGGGAAGATGATACCTTCAGATCTGGAGAAGAAGATCCTGGATGCTAAGCAGAAG gGTCTCGTGCCGTTCTTTGTGAGTGCCACAGCCGGCACTACTGTCTACGGTGCTTTTGATCCCCTCATCGCCATCTCGGACATCTGCAAGAAATACGACATCTGGATGCACGTGGAC ggagcctGGGGAGGCAGTCTGCTCATGTCACGGAAGCATCGGTGGAAGCTGAACGGGGTTGAGAG AGCCAATTCAATGACCTGGAACCCCCATAAGATGATGGCCGTCCCCCTGCAGTGCTCCGCCCTCCTGGTCAGAGAAGAG GGCCTGATGCAGAACTGCAACCAGATGCATGCCGTCTACCTGTTCCAGCAGGATAAGCACTATGACCTGTCCTACGACACCGGGGACAAGGCCCTGCAGTGCGGACGCCACGTTGACATCTTCAAGCTCTGGCTCATGTGGAGGGCCAAG ggcaCCATCGGTTTTGAAGCCCAGATTGACAAGTGTCTGGAGCTGTCAGAGTATCTCTACAACAAGATCAAGGACAGAGAAGGATACGAGATGGTCTTCGATGGAAAA CCTCAGCACACTAACGTGTGTTTCTGGTACCTGCCCCCCGGCCTGCGCTACGTGGAGGACAAGGTGGAGAAGAACAAACGCCTGCACAAG